The proteins below are encoded in one region of Telopea speciosissima isolate NSW1024214 ecotype Mountain lineage chromosome 10, Tspe_v1, whole genome shotgun sequence:
- the LOC122642176 gene encoding E3 ubiquitin-protein ligase RGLG2-like yields MGGRQSTAHWKPDASFNYEPPSIQTSSSYPSYASHMEPDIRSRHQSRYTKIADNYNSLEQVTEALAQAGLESSNLIVGIDFTKSNEWTGARAFNRRSLHHLGESPNPYEQAINIIGRTLSAFDEDNLIPCFGFGDASTHDQEVFSFYPDERPCNGFEEALLRYRELVPHLRLAGPTSFAPIIETAVGIVENSGGQYHVLMIIADGQVTRSADTENGQLSRQEQDTINAIVNASKYPLSIVLVGVGDGPWDLMRQFDDNIPSRAFDNFQFVNFTELMSKNIPNFKKEAEFALAALMEIPSQYKATLELHLLGCRKGTQGRIPLPPPNYGSVNSSSKYSRSNSFEQGAGYHHGTSASPPEYPPRNNQTCPVCFWAAKDLAFGCGHQTCYECGKEMPFCPICSIHITTRIRLY; encoded by the exons ATGGGAGGGAGACAGTCAACAGCACATTGGAAACCTGATGCTTCATTTAATTATGAACCACCATCAATTCAGACTTCTTCATCCTACCCCTCCTATGCATCCCACATGGAACCAGATATAAGAAGTAGACATCAGAGTAGGTACACGAAGATTGCTGACAACTACAACTCCCTTGAGCAG GTGACAGAGGCTCTTGCTCAAGCTGGTCTGGAATCTTCCAATCTCATTGTTGGCATTGACTTCACAAAGAGCAACGAATGGACAGGTGCGAGAGCTTTCAACCGTAGAAGCCTACATCATCTGGGAGAGTCTCCAAACCCCTATGAACAGGCAATAAACATCATAGGAAGGACACTTTCAGCTTTTGATGAGGATAACCTCATACCCTGTTTTGGATTTGGAGATG CATCAACGCATGATCAGGAGGTGTTTAGCTTTTATCCAGATGAGAGGCCATGTAATGGCTTTGAGGAAGCCCTTCTACGATATAGGGAATTAGTTCCACATCTTCGACTAGCTG GACCAACTTCCTTTGCTCCAATAATAGAAACTGCTGTTGGAATCGTGGAGAATAGTGGCGGTCAATATCATGTTCTTATGATAATTGCTGATGGGCAg GTAACACGAAGTGCTGACACAGAAAATGGCCAGTTAAGTCGACAAGAGCAGGATACAATTAATGCAATAGTGAACGCAAG TAAATACCCATTGTCAATTGTCTTGGTTGGTGTCGGTGACGGCCCTTGGGACCTGATGCGGCAGTTTGATGACAATATTCCCTCTCGGGCATTTGATAATTTTCAG TTTGTAAATTTTACAGAACTCATGTCAAAAAACATTCCCAACTTTAAGAAGGAGGCTGAATTTGCTCTGGCAGCTCTGATGGAAATACCGTCACAGTACAAAGCAACATTGGAGCTCCATCTCCTGGG CTGTCGGAAGGGAACCCAAGGGAGGattcctctccctccccctaATTATGGTTCAGTAAATTCCAGTTCGAAGTATTCAAGATCAAACAGCTTTGAGCAGGGTGCTGGATATCACCACGGGACCTCTGCTTCTCCACCTGAATATCCTCCACGCAACAACCAG ACTTGTCCTGTGTGTTTCTGGGCTGCCAAAGATCTTGCATTTGGATGTGGCCATCAG aCATGCTATGAATGTGGCAAAGAAATGCCTTTCTGCCCCATTTGCAGCATCCATATAACCACAAGGATAAGGCTATACTAA
- the LOC122643688 gene encoding heavy metal-associated isoprenylated plant protein 41-like: MEEEEDEEVEEEEEEEEEEEEEEEEGVIPIVKWIKHYSSYHRILLVGEGDFSFSLSLARVFSSATNMVATSLDTQDDLARKYSYGIGNVRELEERGCLVLHGIDATKMSQHYFLRTQRFDRIVFNFPHVGFLYREDSYCQIQLNKNLVKGFLENAQVLLKEKGEIHVSHKIGEPYNKWDLVKKAEKRGLFLQEAVPFCKEDYPDYGNKRAHGNLPDLPFRLGECTTFKFILNTQIQKKQRKNNANAEGERERVCVMHCNLA, encoded by the exons atggaagaggaagaggacgaagaagtggaagaggaagaggaagaggaagaagaagaagaagaagaagaagaagagggggttATACCCATAGTAAAATGGATAAAACATTACTCAAGCTACCACAGAATCTTGTTGGTAGGAGAAGGagacttctccttctctctttctctggctAGGGTTTTCAGTTCTGCAACAAACATGGTTGCTACATCCCTTGACACCCAAG ATGATCTGGCCAGAAAGTATAGCTATGGAATTGGGAATGTGAGAGAGCTAGAAGAGAGGGGTTGTTTGGTCTTGCATGGAATCGATGCAACCAAGATGAGCCAACACTATTTTCTCAGGACTCAGAGGTTCGATCGCATCGTTTTCAACTTCCCTCATGTGGGTTTCCTCTATCGTGAAGATAGTTACTGCCAGATCCA GTTGAACAAAAATTTGGTGAAGGGGTTTCTGGAGAATGCTCAGGTGCtattgaaggagaaaggagaaattCACGTGTCTCACAAAATAGGAGAACCCTACAACAAATGGGATTTGGTCAAGAAAGCAGAGAAGAGGGGTCTCTTTCTACAGGAAGCCGTTCCCTTCTGCAAAGAAGACTACCCTGATTATGGGAATAAGAGGGCGCATGGTAACCTCCCTGATCTCCCCTTCCGTCTAGGTGAGTGCACCACTTTCAAGTTCATTCTCAACACACAAATccaaaagaaacagagaaaaaacaACGCAAAtgcagagggagagagagagagagtgtgtgtgatGCACTGTAACCTGGCATGA
- the LOC122644131 gene encoding LOW QUALITY PROTEIN: ATP-dependent 6-phosphofructokinase 2-like (The sequence of the model RefSeq protein was modified relative to this genomic sequence to represent the inferred CDS: deleted 1 base in 1 codon), whose protein sequence is MTDFHSKIALPSTTSGDGYQENLNQLHIQTLSFPLNPQLQKLPHLSDYLQNLPNFTNPLDHNHFYHSFNEFYISPSDVVLRQILFNISNTSPVSSASCTLLPLAYRHAGPRKQIFFNPSTVRAAIVTCGGLCPGMNTVVRELVMGLWELYGVRQIFGVMAGYRGFYSMEPIKLDPKLVHGWHMKGGTVLETFRGGFDLYKIVNAIESHGFNQVYIIGGDGTMRGAVAIFNEIRRRKLNVAVAGIPKTVDNDVGIIDRSFGFQTAVEKAQQAIHAPAHVEVESAVNGIGLVKLMGRSTGHIVLHATLSSRDVDCCLIPETDFYLEEKGGLFEFLEQRMKENGHAVLVVAEGAGQDLIPRTATQREEKDESGNPVFLDVGVWLKSELKQWWDRDHPGKLFTVKYIDPTYMIRAVPANATDNLYCTLLAHSAIHGVMAGYTGFVAGPINGIYAYIPVTEVANAKNVVDVNDHKWAWVRSVTNQPVFVKS, encoded by the exons ATGACCGATTTCCATTCGAAAATCGCTCTTCCTAGTACCACCTCCGGCGATGGGTATCAGGAGAACTTGAACCAACTGCATATCCAAACCCTCTCTTTCCCACTGAATCCCCAACTTCAAAAGTTACCACATCTCTCCGATTACCTGCAAAACCTTCCAAATTTTACAAACCCTTTGGATCACAACCACTTCTATCACTCATTCAACGAATTCTATATTTCTCCCTCCGATGTTGTTCTCCGTCAAATTCTCTTCAATATCTCCAACACCTCCCCTGTATCCTCCGCCTCCTGCACTCTCCTTCCCCTCGCCTACCGCCACGCAGGCCCTCGTAAGcaaatcttcttcaatccttccacAGTCCGAGCGGCAATCGTCACCTGCGGTGGACTTTGCCCTGGAATGAATACCGTCGTCAGGGAGCTGGTGATGGGATTGTGGGAACTTTACGGTGTGCGTCAGATCTTTGGTGTCATGGCCGGCTACAGAGGATTCTATTCCATGGAACCCATAAAACTTGATCCCAAGCTCGTGCACGGCTGGCATATGAAGGGTGGTACAGTTCTTGAGACCTTCAGAGGTGGTTTTGATCTCTACAAGATTGTTAATGCCATTGAATCTCACGGATTTAATCAG GTCTACATAATTGGTGGAGATGGCACGATGCGAGGTGCTGTGGCAATCTTCAATGAGATACGTCGCCGGAAATTAAATGTAGCAGTTGCCGGAATCCCCAAGACCGTCGACAATGATGTTGGAATCATAGACAGATCATTTGGGTTTCAAACAGCTGTGGAGAAGGCTCAACAAGCAATTCATGCA CCAGCTCATGTGGAAGTAGAGAGTGCTGTTAATGGTATTGGCTTAGTGAAGTTAATGGGAAGAAGCACAGGTCACATTGTCCTCCATGCTACATTAAGTAGCCGTGATGTGGATTGTTGTTTAATTCCAGAAACTGATTTTTACTTAGAAGAGAAAGGAGGGCTTTTTGAATTCCTTGAACAGAGGATGAAAGAGAATGGGCATGCTGTGTTAGTAGTAGCTGAAGGAGCCGGGCAAGATTTGATACCAAGAACAGCTACACAGAGGGAAGAGAAAGATGAGTCTGGCAATCCAGTGTTCTTGGATGTTGGGGTGTGGTTGAAGTCTGAGTTGAAACAGTGGTGGGACAGAGACCATCCAGGGAAGCTATTTACAGTGAAGTACATAGACCCAACATATATGATACGTGCAGTCCCTGCAAATGCTACAGATAACTTATATTGCACACTTCTGGCGCACTCTGCAATCCATGGGGTTATGGCTGGTTACACTGGGTTTGTTGCTGGACCCATTAATGGTATTTATGCATATATTCCGGTAACAGAGGTGGCAAATGCAAAGAATGTTGTTGATGTAAATGACCATAAGTGGGCTTGGGTTAGATCAGTGACTAACCAACCAGTTTTTGTGAAGAGCTAG
- the LOC122644130 gene encoding glucan endo-1,3-beta-glucosidase 6-like, producing the protein MAESNFCGAPLIFLLLLTSSLMVVLVESAIGVNWGTVSTHRLAPSIVVDLLKENKIHKVKLFDADPDALSALKGTQIEVMVGIPNEFLSILSSSPNVADFWVRQNISKYIVKGGVNIRYIAVGNEPFLTSYSGQFLSNVVPALLNLQQSLVKANLANFVKLVVPCNADAYESSLPSQGAFRPELTQIMIELVSFLNSNGSPFVVNIYPFLSLYGNSDFPQDYAFFDGTSHSVTDGQNVYSNAFDGNYDTLVAALNRIGYGQMPIVIGEIGWPTDGVLSANLAAARAFNQGLINHVLSNKGTPLRPGVPPMDVYLFGLLDEGAKSVLPGNFERHWGIFSFDGQAKYRLKLGLDGGLLKNAKDVQYFPSRWCVANPSKDLSGMANHFKLACSVADCTTLNYGGSCNGLGAKGNISYAFNSYYQLQKQNARSCDFDGLGMVTFLDPSVGNCRFLVAVSDKSSGVGLHLKYFSAWVMLLWVSMFLRLFGSL; encoded by the exons ATGGCGGAATCCAACTTTTGCGGAGCTCCTCTGATTTTTCTACTACTTTTGACCTCATCTCTAATGGTGGTGTTAGTGGAGTCCGCCATTGGTGTAAACTGGGGGACTGTCTCTACTCACAGGCTAGCTCCGTCCATTGTCGTCGATCTACTCAAGGAAAACAAGATACACAAAGTAAAACTTTTTGATGCAGACCCAGATGCTCTTTCTGCTCTCAAGGGAACTCAGATTGAGGTTATGGTGGGCATTCCGAACGAGTTCTTGTCCATCTTAAGTTCTTCACCGAATGTTGCAGATTTCTGGGTTCGTCAGAATATTTCCAAATACATAGTTAAAGGCGGTGTTAATATCAG GTACATCGCAGTTGGGAATGAACCATTCCTCACCAGCTATTCGGGTCAATTTCTATCCAATGTTGTTCCGGCTCTGCTCAATCTACAGCAGTCATTGGTGAAAGCAAATCTAGCAAACTTTGTAAAGCTAGTAGTCCCTTGCAATGCTGATGCATATGaatcttcccttccttctcaaGGAGCATTCCGCCCTGAACTGACCCAAATCATGATTGAACTTGTTTCCTTCCTCAACTCAAATGGCTCCCCCTTTGTTGTCAACATCTACCCCTTTCTAAGCCTCTATGGAAACTCGGATTTCCCACAAGACTACGCCTTTTTTGATGGCACATCTCACTCTGTCACAGATGGGCAAAATGTGTATTCTAATGCTTTTGATGGCAATTACGACACACTAGTAGCTGCACTTAACAGAATTGGATATGGTCAGATGCCCATAGTCATTGGTGAGATTGGCTGGCCGACAGATGGAGTTCTGAGTGCAAATCTCGCTGCTGCAAGGGCATTCAACCAGGGCCTCATAAATCATGTCCTGAGTAACAAAGGAACCCCTCTCAGACCAGGTGTTCCACCCATGGATGTTTATCTCTTCGGCCTTCTTGATGAAGGTGCAAAGAGCGTACTTCCTGGGAACTTTGAGAGGCACTGGGGCATATTCTCCTTTGATGGTCAGGCTAAGTATCGTCTGAAACTTGGCTTGGACGGTGGATTATTGAAGAATGCGAAGGATGTTCAGTACTTTCCATCTAGGTGGTGTGTTGCAAACCCGTCAAAGGATCTTTCAGGCATGGCCAACCATTTCAAACTTGCTTGCAGCGTTGCAGATTGCACCACACTCAATTATGGAGGATCATGCAATGGACTTGGAGCTAAAGGGAACATCTCATATGCTTTCAACAGTTATTATCAACTGCAAAAGCAGAATGCACGTAGTTGTGATTTTGATGGGCTTGGTATGGTTACTTTTCTTGATCCTTCAGTTGGTAACTGCAGGTTCCTTGTTGCGGTCAGTGACAAAAGTTCAGGTGTCGGTCTACATCTTAAATATTTCTCTGCCTGGGTAATGTTATTGTGGGTATCTATGTTTCTAAGACTTTTCGGTTCTCTGTGA